A region of the Pseudarthrobacter oxydans genome:
GGTGGAGCCATTCGAGGAAAAGCTTGAGTTCCGAGCTTGAAAGCTGGTCAGAGTGCGAGGCCTGAAGTGCGGCGTTCAGGGCGATCGCTGCCACCACTACCGAGGATTTCCCGGCGCCGCCCGGGGCCGGGCCGCTGGCGGGCTCGGCTGACACCGCAAAGATCATGGCGTCCCGGGTCATGGTGGACAGTTCGAGGTTCCGTTCGGAGGCGGGCTCCGCAATCAGCATCAGCGTCACCCCCACGTTGGCCGCCAGGATTGACCTGGCCGCTTCCCTGGGCTGGACGTTCAACTGGCCTGCCGCCGCTGCCTTGTTCAGCATCTCCTCCATGAGCGCCTCGGCATCTGCGACGATTGCCGGGCGGCTTTCCGGTCGGATGTTGCCGAACATGACCAAGTACAGTTCCGGCTGTTTCA
Encoded here:
- a CDS encoding TetR/AcrR family transcriptional regulator, whose product is MSLDGQLPPKMRLLRAAAELLANSGGAPVSTRQITQLAGVTAPTLYHHFGDKEGLFDAVVTAGFEEYVAGERDFAPSGQPLEDIRRMWDNHVQFGLKQPELYLVMFGNIRPESRPAIVADAEALMEEMLNKAAAAGQLNVQPREAARSILAANVGVTLMLIAEPASERNLELSTMTRDAMIFAVSAEPASGPAPGGAGKSSVVVAAIALNAALQASHSDQLSSSELKLFLEWLHRISTSPAG